A segment of the Carya illinoinensis cultivar Pawnee chromosome 1, C.illinoinensisPawnee_v1, whole genome shotgun sequence genome:
ttagaggaaaaaaatacaCTTTACTTCCTCAAAGTACTACTTTTGCAcatgaaattaaaatatcaaagctctaaagatttaaaattgtaCCACTTAACCTATTTTTCATCTCTGATGATGAGAATTTCATGAGGTTGTAAAAATACTGAGGGTAAAGTGACAACGTTGATAGTTTGATGGTTAAATTACAAAAAGAGACGAGGTGGAGTGTaattttctccctttttttcttttgaaaatctACCATGTAATCAGCGTATTCATTTGAAAGAGTGAATCAGTGACTTTTTATTGCCTATCTCAATTAAAGTTCCACCGGAACCTAATATGAGAGTGATTTGCATGTATTAAAAAGGCAATAAATGCAGATAAAGAGAATGTATTGGAATCTAGAAGTATGTCATATTCAAGTTATCTAAAAATGAATTCAAGGGAAACCATGAAATGAGTCGACCAAAGAAACACATCCGCCTTCCTTTTAATTCTAAAACCACCACGGCAACTCCCAACCCAAATAAGAAATGGGGAGTAAGATGTGATCTACAAATTCATTGTCATAGATTCAACCAGAATGCAATGATAAATCATGGAACAAAATATGATTGCAGGTTGAAAAGATAGATTGCCGGTGGCCCGATAATATGTAAAAGAGGAATTCGATAGTACCATGTTTACTAGTAGACATTAAGACAGTGAACTCTTAAGGAGGGCTACTAAGAACACCAACAGACACACGATTTAGTGAAGGCAACCGCATTTGCTGATCCTGTGCCCTGCTCCTTTTGAAACGAGGTTCTGGGGACGATGAAACCAATGATGCCACGGCCCACGAGTCATTGGAGCTATCAGAGCTAAAATAGGCATCGATAACACCCTTTGGGCTGCTGGGTATGGAGATATTCTTAAGCTTGCGGCTTTGACTGTGAATGTGGTGGCCATGGCTCTCTGATATCTCCTGGATGAACTTATAGCACTCATTTACTTTTTCCTGCTAAGGCATCATCAAGCCCTTAACTCATAGATCACCAAGTTCGAAACATATTTGCAAAAGTAGGAGTGACACTAGAATATAGAAATCCATATAATTAGATACATACCTCGCTGATTTTAAGTACGCTCATAAGATGGTTCTGATATTCCAGTAGATTAGAAAGCTCAATATCCTCAATCACATGGAGCATTGTTGCAGCAGCCAACGTAGAAGGAAGATAGGTCATAACCCTCGAATCTGGAACCAAAGCCCAATATTAAAGGCACAATAGGAAGATCGCAAAGAATAAACTCCTTCCTCCGGTATAGGCTGCGTAGGAACTATCCCAATGACTAGAAACAAAGCAGTGAACAGTTTTATAACTTACCGGCAATGAGAAAGAGAACAAGGCGCTCACACCTCCACAGAAACTCCCAATGCAAGTGGTTCTTCAAACCAAGCCTCCTGATAATGTGATCAAAGAAGGACATTGGGGTCACCGGATTCATCCTCCATTGAAGAGTGGACAGCACTAGAAGCTCCATTCTCTGAATAGTCCTTGCTTCGAACACATACTTCGATTCCTCCATCTAAAAAAACACAGAACCCCACATTTTATCAATATAACAAGTCCAAGAAATACAGCATCACATTTTAACAAACACACAGATTGCATAAATAAATATCACATACTTGTAGGCCTAAAAGAAGGTGCACTTGGGTCTCCTCAACCTTGGCAGCCAAAGACAGGCAAGCCACGGCAACGAGTTTACTCATCCAGGGCTTGTCCCTCTGGAACGTCGGCCTTGAAGCAAACCTATCGAAGTAATTCACCGCGAGAAAAATGGTCAAAGCAGAGAACCCATAATGCGGTTTAACCCTCAAAATCCAATCCACGGCCTCTTTCCGAGCCACCATTAGAGGCTCATCTGAGATCAGACTCCTCAGACACGCATGGGTTTCTCCTTCTTTAGAGATTAGGGACACGAGCTCCTCATCATCCCATGCCATGTCACTCTCTACCAGAACGAAACGGAAAAGTGAGtgctttttcattttctcatcAGTGTTCTCACTCCCGTCTTCATCAATACCATTCTCTTCCTCAAAACTCTCCTCCTCACAGAACAGAGCATCAAGGAGCATTGGAGGGCTTTGTAGCCGTCGGGTTTCAAGTTCTTGCAGAACCATCTTCTTCTGAGAAGAAGACGTTGAGACCTCTGCTCATTATACAATTAAAAGTTACTTGGACTCAGACCCATATCAATGTTCGTCTTCCACATATGTCtctgagatagagagagagagagagagagggctaaATTGAAGTAAGCAGACGAGGGATTTTATCTGAGAAACCTTGCACGCCTGTCCTTTCCTtcctatttttcctttttttttttttttattattcttatttttcttttacaaggACATATAAATCgacaaatattttaatcacataattattatgtaaaataaatttataaaataatatgatttggtatcatatgttaaatattataaaatttatttttataataaaataaatacaacgaTCCATAAAATCACGAAAATATTTAACGTGCAAAAaagtagaatatattatatgagaaatTCTTAATGGAAGCCTTATGTCacacatttttatttaactaatttgtgatttattattttattattttatcttaatacttaaatatatatatgtttaaataaaatgacaaaatagataaatcacgtgttaataaaatgaatgtgtATGATTATAGAATAACTCTTATATCATTTACCTCGAGTTCTGCCATGGAAGTAGCAAAAATCTCTTATATAGAATTAACAAGGAAAATAGCTCGAGTTCGGTCTTGTTGGAGTTTTGCTCATTTCCTTTAGCTCCATATTGGttgagaatgaaagaaaagcagAGGCCCAAGGCCTATAAAAGAAGATTTAGCCTCattaataaaatactattaaaatattattttttaatattattattattttaaaaattaaaaaatttaaattatttattatattttatgtaaaaatttataaaaatgatggtacttaatatttttttaatgtgttcGTATAATAAATTGAAGGAAACTCATATAAAACCACATAAAGAATATTAAActgatgaaaataaattaatattctcAGAAAGAAAGAGATTGAAATAGTCTATAAATATGGATGTGAGGATTATTAATAATGTGAAGTTGAAGGCAACGTCTGTTTGAGAGTGGCAAGGACAAGCAATTGAAAATGAATGGGCAGCAGCTTCgtatgttttgttttcttcgTAAGTACTATTTGTACTTTGAGGGTGTAATCCATCATCTTCTTCTGCTCTGACAAAGAAACATGATTAATGTACATTCAATATCTTTGGTGAAATTACATCAAAATACATATCTCTAATATAATATTCAACAATTTTATATGCAgataagttttatatattttactaacgtagttagtaatatttattttaatataaaataattattttaattaataatattaataaaatatataaaaaatatgtaataacgattatatataatataatttatatatataaattatttatataaataataatatcacatataatcatataatatataaatatcgtataattatttaaaaaataaataaaatttatgattaaaaaattaattttttatttatataaagttcatattaattttttaaaattatacgatattaatataattataattataaatattatttctcaaaatataaATAGGGTCCgacaaaaaagaagataaatctggtCAAAGATCTATGCGTacgtatatatacacacatttaatttctatttttttatttttggaatttAACAAGCAATGCAAAATCTCACTCGATATGGTTGGGTTTAGGGCCTTAGGCATTGATTTCCTATGTAGATTGGAGGCCCTTTACACGAAACAAAACCCATTTGTCGTGTTTTAGGGTGTGTTAGGGATTTCATTAAgagttttaaaaagtatttaaacagttttaaaaattat
Coding sequences within it:
- the LOC122305106 gene encoding cyclin-D3-2 isoform X1, with translation MVLQELETRRLQSPPMLLDALFCEEESFEEENGIDEDGSENTDEKMKKHSLFRFVLVESDMAWDDEELVSLISKEGETHACLRSLISDEPLMVARKEAVDWILRVKPHYGFSALTIFLAVNYFDRFASRPTFQRDKPWMSKLVAVACLSLAAKVEETQVHLLLGLQMEESKYVFEARTIQRMELLVLSTLQWRMNPVTPMSFFDHIIRRLGLKNHLHWEFLWRCERLVLFLIADSRVMTYLPSTLAAATMLHVIEDIELSNLLEYQNHLMSVLKISEQEKVNECYKFIQEISESHGHHIHSQSRKLKNISIPSSPKGVIDAYFSSDSSNDSWAVASLVSSSPEPRFKRSRAQDQQMRLPSLNRVSVGVLSSPP
- the LOC122305106 gene encoding cyclin-D3-2 isoform X2, coding for MVLQELETRRLQSPPMLLDALFCEEESFEEENGIDEDGSENTDEKMKKHSLFRFVLVESDMAWDDEELVSLISKEGETHACLRSLISDEPLMVARKEAVDWILRVKPHYGFSALTIFLAVNYFDRFASRPTFQRDKPWMSKLVAVACLSLAAKVEETQVHLLLGLQMEESKYVFEARTIQRMELLVLSTLQWRMNPVTPMSFFDHIIRRLGLKNHLHWEFLWRCERLVLFLIADSRVMTYLPSTLAAATMLHVIEDIELSNLLEYQNHLMSVLKISEEKVNECYKFIQEISESHGHHIHSQSRKLKNISIPSSPKGVIDAYFSSDSSNDSWAVASLVSSSPEPRFKRSRAQDQQMRLPSLNRVSVGVLSSPP